TCTGGGTTTCTCATGGATAGCACCGAGGTGACCCAGGAAGATTGGAATTCGGTGATGGCTTCCAATCCTTCCCGTCGAATCGATTGTCCCCGTTGTCCCATCGAGAATGTGACTTGGTTCGAGGCGATCCTGTACTGCAACGCAAGGAGCAAGCGGCAAGGATTGGACACGGTCTACCAATGGGCTGGAGCGACCTTCGAGTCCGGACGCGTGGTGAAAATGGCATCGCTTCGGCAATTCAGGCTCCGCAACGGATACCGGTTGCCATCGGAGGCCGAATGGGAATACGCCGCGCGGGGGGGGACTTCGAGCTGGTGGTATTGGGGGAATGATTCCAACCAGATATCCAAATATGGGTGGACGGGCCGAATTCCTGCGCCCGTAACGCGGCCTGTGGCTGACCTGGCTCCGACCGGCCTGGGATTCTACGATCTCCAAGGCAATGTCGGCGAGCTGGTTTTCGATTGGTTGGGTTCGTTCGATTCGAAGTCCAAGTCCGATCCCACCGGACCGGAATCGGGGCTTTATCGAGTCTTCCGAGGAGGAGCGATTTCGGACGATTTTTGTCCACCGAAGAACCACGAGCGCAATGCGATGCTTCCTGGTGATGCCAACGATTTCATCGGCTTCCGCTGCGCGAGGTCCCTTGTGCCATAGCCGAGCTCGCTGAAGGCGATCGCCGTCGCCTCAACAGCAGCTGGCCATCCCGCTTTCCAGGCGCTCCAGGTGGCAGAATGCCAACTCCTTGGTGGTTTCGTCGCGAAGATGCAGACCGTTGCCATGGCAATATTTCCATTCCTCGCACGACTTGCATTTTCCGGTGCGTGCCCACGATCGATCCCGCATCACCTGGAAGCGGTTTTCCCATACATCCCAGAAGTCGTCGGTGTGGATGTTGCCTTGGATGTAGTCGGCGCGAAGGCTCGGGCAAGCGGAAATGGAGCCGTCGCAAAGGACCGATCCGATGTTGATGCCCGCTCGGCAAAAGAACGGAGCGTCGCGGACCTGGCCTTCCAGCGCCCCCAGGTAGCCGTCGCAGCCACAAGCGGCGGAGATCTGCCCTTGCGAGCGTGTTTCGCGCAGGAAGGCCATCATTTCGGCGTACTGGACATCGGAAAGGAACAAGTCCGGATGTTGTTTGGCGCGGCCTTTGGGAAAGATCATGTCCAGGCGCCAATTTTTGACCCCCATTTCCACCAGCATCTCGCGGATCCGCGGCAATTCCGGCAGGGAATGCGGTGTGACAGAGGTCATGGCGTCGAATGTCAGTCCTTCGGTGGCTGCCGCCATGGCCAAGGCGCCCACCGCCCTGCGCCACGAACCCTTTCTGCGACGGAACTGATCGTGGGTTTCTTCCAATCCATCCAGGCTCACGGTCAGGGAGCGGATCCCGGATTCCACCAGCGAGATCCAGAGGGGCTCCGTCATCGCCCAGCCGTTGGTCACCATCCCCCAAGGGAATCCGCGATCGCGAAACGCCGCACCGCATTGGGCGAGATCCTTGCGGACGAGCGGTTCGCCGCCGGTCACCACGATCAAGGTTTCCTTGGGGTCCACCTTGGTCGCGACTTGCTCCAATACTTTCAGAAACGTCTCGATGGGCATGTCGGGCACATCGCTGCCACTGGTGCAATCGCTCCCGCAATGGCTGCAGGATAGGTTGCATCGCAGAGTGCATTCCCAAAAGAAATACCGCAGGCGGTGCGTTTGGGTCTGGACGGCCCGATGGAGCCGAAAGGCCTCCATGGCGACCTTGCGCTTCAGGGGGAGGGTGCGGATCGGGGAACTCATGCCTGGGGAGGCTCCTGGACAGAGGGGGATCCGTACCGGGCGATCGGGCGATCGGTCTGTTGGGGTGGGGGCGCACCGTATTTGGCAATCAGCGTGTCGACGGGGATTGGTGTCGGGGCCCCGTATTTGGCGATCAAAGTGTCGGTAGGAAGTGGGGTCATCACGCCGTACCATGCCATCATCGTATCGGGGTTTACAGGCGTTGGAATTCCATACAATGTTCGGACGCTATCCGACGGATCGGGTGGAGGGGTTCCATAGCGCACGACCATGGTGTCCACCGGCGGCGGGGCGCCGTATTTGGGCGGCGCATCCTTGATTTCCGTTGGAGAGGCGGTTGGGGGTGTGGTGGAGGCGGTTTGGCAGCCGGTGAAGCTTGCCGTCCAGGCCATCGCGAACAATCCGAAGACCGCCGCTTCCAGGGAGCGCTTGAATTTCGAGAGCAATGAGGCGCGTCGTTGCATCGCAGAACCTTCTATGGACGGAGAGGACACAATAGATGTACGCGAATTGTCGGAGTGCATCTCGAAAAAAGACTTTTTTCTCGGAATTGGTGGTCTCCACAGGAGTACGGAGGCACGCCTTCCTGCGGCCGAGCCCTCGGAAATCGGACTCGATTGGATGGATTGGATTGACGACCAGTTCGGCAAAGCGATAGTCTCTACTCCATGAATGAGACATCTTCCGCCCGGTTGAGCGCGGTGGAGTACCAAATCCTCGTGGAGCAAGCCCCGATCCTCATCTGGAGGGCGGATCTATCCATGGGTTGCGACTACTTCAACGAGCGCTGGTTGTCGTTCACGGGGCGGACGATGGACCAGGAGCGCGGCAACGGTTGGGCGGAAGGAGTGCATCCGGACGATTTCCAGACTTGCCTGGACTACTACGTCTCGCATTTCCAAAGGCGCCAAGCCTTCGAGATGGAGTATCGCCTGAAGCGCTCGGATGGCCACTACCGGTGGATCTTCGACCGGGGTTCGCCGTATTTCGATCTGGATGGCGTCTTCAGCGGGTTCATCGGCAGTTGCATCGATGTGACCGACCGGGTGGAAGCGCAAGATGCCCTGAAGCGGCTCCATGAAGAGGAGCTCAAGGAACTGGGCGGATTCCTTCCGATCTGCAGCTACTGCAAGAAGGTCCGCAACGACGCCAATTACTGGGAGCAGATCGAGTCCTACGTCAGCCGTCATTCCAGCGCGATCTTCTCGCACGGAATCTGTCCGACATGCCGGGACAAGGTCATGGAAGAGATCGATCTGGTGCATCCGAAGTCTGCGGATTGATTCCACCGCGAGATTGTGGAATCCAGGTTCAACCACTTCGGAGAGGATTCCCCGCAGCGCGCTTTGGGCGGCTTATTGGAATAGCCGATCACATAAGTCGCAAGATCGACAGGCCTTTTGTTTCCGAAATGGCTACGCGACAGCAAGTATCTTCACACACATGTCCATCCGGCTCGCGCAAGCCTTGACATTCTTCGCCGCCAGCATGGCCTGGGCGGGGTATTCGCAGTTGGATGGCCAGGTGGTGGATGCGCAGACGAGATTCCCCATCGGTGGAGTGCGGATCGTGGGTCTCGAATCCGGAAGGTCGGCGAGGACAGGTGCGGACGGGCGGTTCGTGTTGTCTGCCACGAATCTTCCCGTACGAGCGGCGGTTGCCGAAGAACCCGAGATTCAAGGGGGGGCGCGATTGATCCTGCGCCGGGCGGGAGTCCGGTACGACTGGGTTTCCGTTTCGGGCGAGAGGCGCTTTCTGGCTACGGGCCCGGTGAACATGAATCCAGGTGAAATCCACGAGGGATTCGGCTGGATCTGCTCCGGAGGACTCGGCCGACCCGATTGCCGCAGCGTGGTCAGGGTGGGACGGAATCTGTCTTTGCGCGATGCGCGAACCCGGTTCCCCGAAGGCGCACTTCCCTCGCCCACCGCCTCGGAGAGCTTGTCGGTCTGGGTTCCCGGAAGGGCGTATTCGATCGTTCCCGGCATCGGGAGCAGGGTGGTCGTGGAATTGCCTCCGGTCCAGTCCGTGTCGGGGGACTTCCATACCCATACCTACCTCTCGGATGGATCGCACACGCACGACGACATCGCCGC
This DNA window, taken from Fibrobacterota bacterium, encodes the following:
- a CDS encoding TIGR04133 family radical SAM/SPASM protein, which translates into the protein MSSPIRTLPLKRKVAMEAFRLHRAVQTQTHRLRYFFWECTLRCNLSCSHCGSDCTSGSDVPDMPIETFLKVLEQVATKVDPKETLIVVTGGEPLVRKDLAQCGAAFRDRGFPWGMVTNGWAMTEPLWISLVESGIRSLTVSLDGLEETHDQFRRRKGSWRRAVGALAMAAATEGLTFDAMTSVTPHSLPELPRIREMLVEMGVKNWRLDMIFPKGRAKQHPDLFLSDVQYAEMMAFLRETRSQGQISAACGCDGYLGALEGQVRDAPFFCRAGINIGSVLCDGSISACPSLRADYIQGNIHTDDFWDVWENRFQVMRDRSWARTGKCKSCEEWKYCHGNGLHLRDETTKELAFCHLERLESGMASCC
- a CDS encoding SUMF1/EgtB/PvdO family nonheme iron enzyme, which codes for MWNNSLDPSNPRYTRMVYVPGGTFRMGGDPSDTTGTFGAIAHTVTISGFLMDSTEVTQEDWNSVMASNPSRRIDCPRCPIENVTWFEAILYCNARSKRQGLDTVYQWAGATFESGRVVKMASLRQFRLRNGYRLPSEAEWEYAARGGTSSWWYWGNDSNQISKYGWTGRIPAPVTRPVADLAPTGLGFYDLQGNVGELVFDWLGSFDSKSKSDPTGPESGLYRVFRGGAISDDFCPPKNHERNAMLPGDANDFIGFRCARSLVP
- a CDS encoding PAS domain-containing protein; this encodes MNETSSARLSAVEYQILVEQAPILIWRADLSMGCDYFNERWLSFTGRTMDQERGNGWAEGVHPDDFQTCLDYYVSHFQRRQAFEMEYRLKRSDGHYRWIFDRGSPYFDLDGVFSGFIGSCIDVTDRVEAQDALKRLHEEELKELGGFLPICSYCKKVRNDANYWEQIESYVSRHSSAIFSHGICPTCRDKVMEEIDLVHPKSAD